The proteins below come from a single Malus sylvestris chromosome 3, drMalSylv7.2, whole genome shotgun sequence genomic window:
- the LOC126615823 gene encoding probable serine/threonine-protein kinase PBL3 isoform X1, with product MMGNCCRKSTKCAHASSINFSGSTKSNGKQQMDSSSCSQQSTSGNLNQALVASKADISVPTNLKSFSFSDLKNATRNFRPESLLGEGGFGWVYKGWIDANTLAPTKPGTGLVVAIKRLKRESFQGHKEWLAEVNYLGQLRHENLVKLIGYCSESDNRLLVYEFMPRGSLENHLFRKGVQPITWAVRMNIAIDVARGLSFLHSLDANVIYRDLKASNILLDSDFSARLSDFGLARDGPTGDNTHVSTRVVGTRGYAAPEYVATGHLSPKSDVYSFGVVLLELLSGRRAMDDERAGSVEETLVDWAKPFISDSRRVLRIMDTRLGGQYSKKAAQAAAELALQCFHTDPKYRPLMIDVLATMERIHPKDTLRTQQHKLDDHGVKHLNHHPHT from the exons ATGATGGGAAACTGCTGCAGAAAATCTACCAAGTGTGCTCAtgcttcttccatcaacttcTCTG GAAGTACAAAGTCTAATGGCAAGCAACAGATGGATAGTAGCTCTTGCTCGCAGCAGTCAACGTCTGGGAATTTGAATCAAGCTTTAGTAGCATCCAAAGCTGATATATCCGTCCCTACCAACCTCAAGTCCTTCAGTTTCAGTGATCTCAAAAATGCTACTAGGAACTTCCGCCCAGAGAGTCTGCTCGGAGAGGGAGGGTTTGGGTGGGTATATAAAGGATGGATTGATGCAAACACATTAGCTCCCACTAAACCTGGAACTGGGTTAGTGGTGGCCATCAAGAGGCTCAAGCGAGAAAGCTTTCAAGGCCACAAGGAATGGCTT GCAGAAGTGAACTATCTTGGTCAGCTTCGCCATGAAAATCTTGTGAAACTCATAGGGTATTGCTCAGAATCTGACAACAGACTTCTGGTTTATGAGTTCATGCCAAGGGGAAGTTTGGAGAATCATTTGTTTAGAA AAGGTGTTCAACCCATCACTTGGGCTGTTCGGATGAATATTGCAATTGATGTTGCACGGGGGTTATCTTTCTTACATAGTTTAGATGCTAATGTCATCTACCGTGACTTGAAAGCTTCCAACATTCTACTTGATTCG GATTTCAGTGCTCGGCTTTCAGATTTTGGGTTAGCAAGAGATGGTCCTACTGGAGATAATACTCATGTTTCAACCAGAGTGGTTGGAACTCGAGGCTACGCTGCACCAGAATATGTTGCTACAG GTCACTTGTCGCCAAAGAGTGATGTGTACAGCTTCGGGGTTGTTTTGTTAGAGCTTCTATCAGGGAGACGAGCAATGGACGATGAGAGAGCTGGGAGTGTCGAGGAAACATTGGTGGATTGGGCAAAGCCATTCATAAGTGATAGTAGACGAGTTTTAAGAATCATGGACACAAGGTTGGGGGGTCAATACTCGAAGAAAGCAGCCCAAGCTGCAGCTGAACTTGCTTTACAGTGCTTCCATACAGACCCAAAATATAGGCCACTCATGATTGATGTTCTAGCCACAATGGAACGAATCCACCCAAAGGACACGTTACGAACACAACAACACAAGTTAGACGATCATGGGGTCAAGCACTTGAACCATCATCCTCACACGTAA
- the LOC126615823 gene encoding probable serine/threonine-protein kinase PBL3 isoform X2: MDSSSCSQQSTSGNLNQALVASKADISVPTNLKSFSFSDLKNATRNFRPESLLGEGGFGWVYKGWIDANTLAPTKPGTGLVVAIKRLKRESFQGHKEWLAEVNYLGQLRHENLVKLIGYCSESDNRLLVYEFMPRGSLENHLFRKGVQPITWAVRMNIAIDVARGLSFLHSLDANVIYRDLKASNILLDSDFSARLSDFGLARDGPTGDNTHVSTRVVGTRGYAAPEYVATGHLSPKSDVYSFGVVLLELLSGRRAMDDERAGSVEETLVDWAKPFISDSRRVLRIMDTRLGGQYSKKAAQAAAELALQCFHTDPKYRPLMIDVLATMERIHPKDTLRTQQHKLDDHGVKHLNHHPHT; encoded by the exons ATGGATAGTAGCTCTTGCTCGCAGCAGTCAACGTCTGGGAATTTGAATCAAGCTTTAGTAGCATCCAAAGCTGATATATCCGTCCCTACCAACCTCAAGTCCTTCAGTTTCAGTGATCTCAAAAATGCTACTAGGAACTTCCGCCCAGAGAGTCTGCTCGGAGAGGGAGGGTTTGGGTGGGTATATAAAGGATGGATTGATGCAAACACATTAGCTCCCACTAAACCTGGAACTGGGTTAGTGGTGGCCATCAAGAGGCTCAAGCGAGAAAGCTTTCAAGGCCACAAGGAATGGCTT GCAGAAGTGAACTATCTTGGTCAGCTTCGCCATGAAAATCTTGTGAAACTCATAGGGTATTGCTCAGAATCTGACAACAGACTTCTGGTTTATGAGTTCATGCCAAGGGGAAGTTTGGAGAATCATTTGTTTAGAA AAGGTGTTCAACCCATCACTTGGGCTGTTCGGATGAATATTGCAATTGATGTTGCACGGGGGTTATCTTTCTTACATAGTTTAGATGCTAATGTCATCTACCGTGACTTGAAAGCTTCCAACATTCTACTTGATTCG GATTTCAGTGCTCGGCTTTCAGATTTTGGGTTAGCAAGAGATGGTCCTACTGGAGATAATACTCATGTTTCAACCAGAGTGGTTGGAACTCGAGGCTACGCTGCACCAGAATATGTTGCTACAG GTCACTTGTCGCCAAAGAGTGATGTGTACAGCTTCGGGGTTGTTTTGTTAGAGCTTCTATCAGGGAGACGAGCAATGGACGATGAGAGAGCTGGGAGTGTCGAGGAAACATTGGTGGATTGGGCAAAGCCATTCATAAGTGATAGTAGACGAGTTTTAAGAATCATGGACACAAGGTTGGGGGGTCAATACTCGAAGAAAGCAGCCCAAGCTGCAGCTGAACTTGCTTTACAGTGCTTCCATACAGACCCAAAATATAGGCCACTCATGATTGATGTTCTAGCCACAATGGAACGAATCCACCCAAAGGACACGTTACGAACACAACAACACAAGTTAGACGATCATGGGGTCAAGCACTTGAACCATCATCCTCACACGTAA
- the LOC126615823 gene encoding probable serine/threonine-protein kinase PBL18 isoform X3, whose protein sequence is MFIGRAGGEKRSVEVTSLPQTFIPMTNSHLLLVKASLGFFYSSKAERRGLLSSHLGLSGSTKSNGKQQMDSSSCSQQSTSGNLNQALVASKADISVPTNLKSFSFSDLKNATRNFRPESLLGEGGFGWVYKGWIDANTLAPTKPGTGLVVAIKRLKRESFQGHKEWLAEVNYLGQLRHENLVKLIGYCSESDNRLLVYEFMPRGSLENHLFRKGVQPITWAVRMNIAIDVARGLSFLHSLDANVIYRDLKASNILLDSDFSARLSDFGLARDGPTGDNTHVSTRVVGTRGYAAPEYVATGHLSPKSDVYSFGVVLLELLSGRRAMDDERAGSVEETLVDWAKPFISDSRRVLRIMDTRLGGQYSKKAAQAAAELALQCFHTDPKYRPLMIDVLATMERIHPKDTLRTQQHKLDDHGVKHLNHHPHT, encoded by the exons atgtTTATAGGTCGTGCAGGTGGAGAAAAAAGGAGTGTGGAAGTCACTTCCCTTCCCCAAACATTTATACCCATGACAAAC TCCCATCTCCTATTAGTTAAGGCGAGTCTGGGATTCTTTTATTCTTCTAAGGCCGAGAGGAGGGGTCTATTATCGAGCCATTTGGGCCTATCAG GAAGTACAAAGTCTAATGGCAAGCAACAGATGGATAGTAGCTCTTGCTCGCAGCAGTCAACGTCTGGGAATTTGAATCAAGCTTTAGTAGCATCCAAAGCTGATATATCCGTCCCTACCAACCTCAAGTCCTTCAGTTTCAGTGATCTCAAAAATGCTACTAGGAACTTCCGCCCAGAGAGTCTGCTCGGAGAGGGAGGGTTTGGGTGGGTATATAAAGGATGGATTGATGCAAACACATTAGCTCCCACTAAACCTGGAACTGGGTTAGTGGTGGCCATCAAGAGGCTCAAGCGAGAAAGCTTTCAAGGCCACAAGGAATGGCTT GCAGAAGTGAACTATCTTGGTCAGCTTCGCCATGAAAATCTTGTGAAACTCATAGGGTATTGCTCAGAATCTGACAACAGACTTCTGGTTTATGAGTTCATGCCAAGGGGAAGTTTGGAGAATCATTTGTTTAGAA AAGGTGTTCAACCCATCACTTGGGCTGTTCGGATGAATATTGCAATTGATGTTGCACGGGGGTTATCTTTCTTACATAGTTTAGATGCTAATGTCATCTACCGTGACTTGAAAGCTTCCAACATTCTACTTGATTCG GATTTCAGTGCTCGGCTTTCAGATTTTGGGTTAGCAAGAGATGGTCCTACTGGAGATAATACTCATGTTTCAACCAGAGTGGTTGGAACTCGAGGCTACGCTGCACCAGAATATGTTGCTACAG GTCACTTGTCGCCAAAGAGTGATGTGTACAGCTTCGGGGTTGTTTTGTTAGAGCTTCTATCAGGGAGACGAGCAATGGACGATGAGAGAGCTGGGAGTGTCGAGGAAACATTGGTGGATTGGGCAAAGCCATTCATAAGTGATAGTAGACGAGTTTTAAGAATCATGGACACAAGGTTGGGGGGTCAATACTCGAAGAAAGCAGCCCAAGCTGCAGCTGAACTTGCTTTACAGTGCTTCCATACAGACCCAAAATATAGGCCACTCATGATTGATGTTCTAGCCACAATGGAACGAATCCACCCAAAGGACACGTTACGAACACAACAACACAAGTTAGACGATCATGGGGTCAAGCACTTGAACCATCATCCTCACACGTAA